A genomic segment from Actinoplanes sichuanensis encodes:
- the htpX gene encoding zinc metalloprotease HtpX — translation MSSHHNGLKTAALLGLLTGLILAVGFWLGGSTGLVLAVFVSLVANAVSYFYSDRIALRAMGARPVTEAELPGLYAIVRELADTAGQPMPRLYVSPTMQPNAFATGRDPQHAAVAVTTGILNLLEPREMRAVIGHELSHVYNRDILISSVAAGLAGIVTMLANLAFFLPFGGDDEDSPNPAGLLLMMILGPLAASIIQLAISRNREFQADASGATLTGDPLALASALEKIHYGTARVPLPADGRLASAAHLMIANPFAGGGLAALFSTHPPMQERVRRLHEQAALTRHR, via the coding sequence TTGTCCAGCCATCACAACGGCCTCAAGACGGCCGCCCTCCTGGGTCTGCTCACCGGCCTCATCCTGGCCGTGGGGTTCTGGCTCGGCGGCAGCACCGGCCTGGTGCTCGCCGTGTTCGTCTCGCTGGTGGCCAACGCTGTCAGCTACTTCTATTCCGACCGGATCGCGTTGCGGGCGATGGGCGCCCGCCCGGTGACCGAGGCGGAGCTGCCGGGGCTCTATGCGATCGTCCGTGAGCTCGCCGACACTGCGGGTCAGCCGATGCCGAGGCTCTACGTCTCGCCGACGATGCAGCCGAACGCGTTCGCGACCGGCCGTGATCCGCAGCACGCCGCGGTGGCGGTGACCACCGGCATCCTGAACCTGCTGGAGCCGCGCGAGATGCGGGCGGTGATCGGTCACGAGCTGTCGCACGTCTACAACCGCGACATCCTCATCTCCAGCGTCGCCGCGGGCCTGGCCGGCATCGTCACGATGCTCGCGAACCTGGCGTTCTTCCTGCCGTTCGGCGGTGACGACGAGGACAGCCCGAACCCGGCGGGCCTGCTGTTGATGATGATTCTCGGCCCGCTGGCCGCGTCGATCATCCAGCTGGCGATCTCCCGTAACCGCGAGTTCCAGGCGGACGCCTCCGGCGCCACGCTTACCGGCGACCCGCTCGCCCTGGCCAGTGCCCTGGAGAAGATCCATTACGGTACGGCCCGCGTACCCCTGCCGGCCGACGGCCGCCTGGCGAGCGCCGCCCACCTGATGATCGCCAACCCGTTCGCCGGTGGCGGGCTGGCCGCCCTGTTCAGCACGCACCCGCCGATGCAGGAGCGGGTCCGCCGCCTGCACGAGCAGGCGGCCCTGACCCGGCACCGGTGA